The following proteins are co-located in the Desulfovibrio legallii genome:
- a CDS encoding RrF2 family transcriptional regulator, translating to MRFSTRTRYGLRFLLRLAAQPQGSLLQLGQVAKEENISSGYLEQIVRALRPMGILRAVRGSGGGYALAKPPQDINMEEVFQHLEGEISPVRCLTKGRHCLRETRCSTRGFWSELDEHIRGFLRQRSLQNIIDSEKPVASGGNYVELH from the coding sequence ATGCGATTTTCCACCAGAACCCGCTATGGATTACGCTTTTTGCTGCGTCTGGCCGCCCAGCCCCAAGGCAGTCTGCTGCAACTGGGGCAGGTAGCCAAAGAAGAAAACATTTCGTCCGGCTATCTGGAGCAGATCGTCCGCGCGCTCAGGCCCATGGGCATTTTACGGGCCGTGCGGGGGTCCGGCGGCGGTTACGCTCTGGCCAAGCCCCCACAGGACATCAATATGGAAGAGGTTTTTCAGCACCTGGAGGGCGAAATTTCTCCGGTCCGCTGCCTGACCAAAGGACGCCACTGCCTGCGTGAAACCCGTTGCTCCACCAGGGGCTTCTGGAGTGAACTGGACGAGCACATCCGGGGCTTTTTGCGGCAGCGCAGCCTGCAGAACATCATCGATTCTGAGAAGCCTGTCGCTTCAGGAGGCAATTATGTGGAATTACACTGA
- a CDS encoding bacteriohemerythrin: MPVAVFLLFAAPFVGLSALLLPRSFIFVPLVLAAVLTWGGLLLVYRSLLTPLRRLTTSARAAGDAPLNVQGACPLLREALTALQEREHHRQEDFARMLHEKEENFQEAVEWHEKYSVAITGQRMVRATLDKVADKLKSLAARLPQEAVPEEDAHTRACRVFVTEALENARGELEYCANYLDQMNVFLGETPTAGEKAETDEQDFFQWSESYTTGVPVIDGQHKLLLSYINKLARNVSQGSDPALLLEILDALAGYAFTHFNTEEIFFAASGYTEAGKHIRKHREFRQTVAEFREALDEGRAHIDINLLEFLKVWLIEHIQGMDTGYAPYVRKRMDEHA, encoded by the coding sequence ATGCCCGTTGCCGTGTTTTTGCTTTTTGCCGCGCCGTTTGTAGGGCTGAGCGCCCTGCTCCTTCCCCGTTCCTTTATTTTCGTGCCTCTTGTTCTGGCTGCCGTGCTCACCTGGGGTGGCCTGCTGCTCGTCTACCGCAGTTTGCTCACCCCCCTGCGGCGGTTGACGACCAGCGCGCGCGCTGCGGGCGACGCCCCTCTGAATGTTCAGGGGGCCTGCCCTCTTCTGCGGGAAGCCCTCACGGCCCTGCAGGAGCGCGAACACCACCGGCAAGAAGACTTTGCCCGGATGCTGCATGAGAAAGAAGAAAACTTTCAGGAAGCCGTGGAGTGGCACGAAAAATATTCGGTAGCCATCACGGGGCAGCGGATGGTCCGCGCCACCCTGGACAAAGTGGCGGACAAGCTGAAGAGCCTTGCCGCCCGCCTGCCGCAGGAGGCCGTACCGGAGGAGGACGCGCACACCCGCGCCTGTCGCGTCTTTGTGACGGAAGCCTTGGAGAACGCGCGGGGAGAGCTGGAATACTGCGCCAACTATCTGGATCAGATGAACGTTTTTTTGGGTGAAACGCCGACGGCGGGGGAAAAGGCCGAAACCGACGAACAGGATTTTTTTCAGTGGTCCGAAAGCTACACCACGGGCGTGCCCGTTATCGACGGCCAGCACAAGCTGTTGCTCTCCTACATCAATAAACTGGCCCGCAACGTCAGCCAGGGCAGCGACCCTGCCCTACTGCTGGAAATTTTGGACGCGCTGGCGGGCTATGCCTTCACCCATTTCAATACTGAGGAAATTTTCTTTGCCGCATCCGGCTACACTGAGGCCGGCAAGCATATCCGCAAGCACCGTGAATTTCGCCAGACTGTGGCTGAATTCCGTGAGGCTTTGGACGAAGGTAGGGCCCATATTGATATTAATCTATTGGAATTTTTGAAAGTTTGGCTCATAGAGCACATTCAGGGCATGGACACGGGCTATGCCCCATATGTGCGCAAACGCATGGATGAACATGCCTGA
- the argH gene encoding argininosuccinate lyase, which yields MSTNQSWGGRFSEGPAEAVARYTDSQTFDRALYAQDIRASQAHARMLGRQGVITPQEARTLVEGLDNVRREIEDGSFVWRPELEDVHMNIEARLTELTGEVGKKLHTGRSRNDQVGLTFRLFVAEKLRGWQESAMALCSVLLERAAEQRAAILPGCTHLQPAQPVSLAHHLLAYAWMFRRDVERLADTLVRVRVSPLGAAALAGTTYPLDPAGVAEEVGFAGIYGNSMDAVSDRDFALEALFDGSLIMMHLSRLCEEIILWANPAFGFVRLPDAYATGSSIMPQKKNPDVAELMRGKTGRVYGALLGLLTVMKGLPLAYNRDMQEDKEGFLDADRTVKTSLRIMTGLLEELVFRPERMREACKLGFLNATELADYLVGKGLPFREAHHVTGQAVAAAEKAGKGLEDLTLPELQALEPRIENSVYNVLAYTAAVRRRETPGGTGPHSVSRQLEQLKDWLHHFPLETR from the coding sequence ATGAGCACTAACCAGAGCTGGGGCGGACGCTTCTCCGAGGGACCGGCGGAAGCTGTGGCCCGCTATACAGATTCGCAGACCTTTGACCGCGCCCTCTACGCCCAGGATATCCGCGCCTCCCAAGCCCACGCCCGCATGCTGGGCCGCCAGGGCGTCATCACGCCCCAGGAGGCCCGCACCCTGGTGGAGGGCCTGGATAACGTACGCCGGGAGATTGAGGACGGCAGCTTTGTCTGGCGGCCGGAACTCGAAGACGTGCACATGAACATTGAGGCGCGGCTGACGGAACTTACCGGCGAGGTGGGCAAAAAACTGCACACCGGGCGCAGTCGTAACGATCAGGTGGGGCTGACGTTCCGCCTGTTTGTGGCGGAAAAGCTGCGCGGCTGGCAAGAGAGTGCCATGGCCCTCTGCAGTGTGCTGCTGGAAAGGGCCGCCGAGCAGCGCGCCGCCATTCTGCCCGGCTGCACCCATCTGCAGCCCGCGCAGCCCGTAAGCCTGGCCCACCACCTGCTGGCCTACGCCTGGATGTTCCGCCGCGATGTGGAACGCCTTGCCGATACCCTGGTCAGGGTGCGCGTGTCGCCCCTGGGCGCGGCTGCCCTGGCGGGCACCACCTATCCTCTGGACCCGGCCGGCGTGGCCGAGGAAGTGGGTTTTGCGGGCATCTACGGCAATTCCATGGACGCAGTTTCAGACCGGGACTTTGCCCTGGAGGCCCTCTTTGAYGGCTCCCTGATCATGATGCACCTCTCACGCCTGTGTGAGGAAATCATCCTTTGGGCCAACCCGGCTTTCGGCTTTGTGCGCCTGCCCGACGCCTACGCCACGGGTTCGTCCATCATGCCGCAAAAAAAGAATCCCGACGTAGCCGAGCTTATGCGCGGCAAGACCGGGCGCGTCTACGGGGCGCTGCTAGGTCTGCTTACGGTCATGAAGGGCCTGCCCCTGGCCTACAACCGTGACATGCAGGAAGACAAAGAGGGCTTTCTGGATGCCGACCGCACGGTGAAGACCTCCCTGCGCATCATGACCGGTCTGCTGGAAGAGCTGGTCTTCCGGCCGGAGCGCATGCGCGAAGCCTGCAAGCTGGGCTTCCTCAACGCCACGGAGCTGGCCGACTATCTGGTGGGCAAAGGCCTGCCCTTCCGCGAAGCCCACCACGTTACGGGGCAGGCTGTGGCCGCCGCTGAAAAGGCGGGCAAAGGCCTGGAAGACTTGACCCTGCCGGAACTGCAGGCTCTGGAACCGCGCATTGAAAACAGCGTCTACAACGTTCTGGCCTATACGGCGGCCGTGCGGCGGCGGGAAACCCCCGGCGGCACCGGCCCCCATTCGGTCAGCCGTCAGCTGGAGCAATTGAAAGACTGGCTGCACCACTTTCCCCTGGAAACACGCTGA
- the nifS gene encoding cysteine desulfurase NifS, translating to MKTIYLDNNATTAIAPEVREAMLPYLGELYGNPSSMHTFGGQVAGAVDTARARMADLLGAKPDEIIFTSCGSESDNAAIWAAIQTQPEKRHLVTTRVEHPAVLNVMQYWERQGYHVTYLSVDAKGRLDLDEYAAALTPDTALVSVMFANNEVGNIYPVQRLAEMAKERGLLFHTDAVQAVGKTPIDMAHLPVDMLSLSGHKLHAPKGIGVLYVRKGVRFRPFLRGGHQENGRRAGTENVPYIVGLGVAAQLAATHMEEERVSVALLRDRLEQGLLAVIPECMVNGDIANRLPNTTNIAFKNVEGEAILLMLDRLGICASSGSACTSGSLEPSHVLRAMGVPFNYAHGSVRLSLSRYTTQDEVDFVIAHFPDVIKTLRDISPYKD from the coding sequence ATGAAAACCATCTATCTGGACAACAACGCCACCACGGCCATCGCCCCGGAAGTGCGCGAGGCCATGTTGCCCTATCTGGGCGAGCTTTATGGCAACCCTTCCAGCATGCACACCTTCGGCGGCCAGGTGGCCGGCGCCGTGGATACGGCCCGCGCGCGTATGGCCGATCTGCTTGGCGCCAAGCCCGATGAAATCATCTTCACCTCCTGCGGGTCGGAAAGCGACAACGCCGCTATCTGGGCGGCCATCCAGACCCAGCCGGAAAAGCGCCATCTGGTTACCACCCGAGTGGAACACCCCGCCGTGCTCAACGTCATGCAGTACTGGGAACGTCAGGGCTACCACGTTACATACCTGAGCGTGGACGCCAAAGGCCGCCTGGACCTGGACGAATACGCAGCGGCCCTTACCCCGGATACGGCCCTCGTTTCCGTCATGTTCGCCAATAATGAGGTGGGCAATATCTACCCCGTGCAGCGGCTGGCGGAAATGGCCAAGGAACGCGGTCTGCTCTTCCACACCGACGCCGTGCAGGCTGTGGGCAAAACTCCCATAGACATGGCCCACCTGCCTGTGGATATGCTCTCCCTTTCCGGCCACAAGCTGCACGCGCCCAAAGGTATAGGCGTGCTCTACGTGCGCAAAGGCGTGCGCTTCCGTCCATTCCTGCGGGGCGGACATCAGGAAAACGGTCGCCGCGCCGGTACGGAAAACGTGCCCTACATAGTAGGTCTGGGCGTGGCCGCCCAACTGGCCGCTACGCACATGGAAGAAGAACGCGTAAGCGTGGCCCTTTTACGCGACAGGCTGGAGCAGGGTCTCCTTGCCGTCATCCCCGAATGCATGGTCAACGGCGATATAGCAAACCGCCTGCCCAATACCACCAACATCGCCTTCAAGAATGTGGAGGGCGAAGCCATCCTGCTTATGCTGGACAGGCTGGGCATCTGTGCAAGCTCTGGTTCTGCCTGCACTTCGGGCAGTCTGGAGCCTTCGCACGTGCTCCGGGCCATGGGCGTGCCCTTCAACTATGCCCACGGTTCGGTGCGGCTTTCCCTTTCGCGCTACACCACGCAGGACGAGGTGGACTTTGTGATCGCCCACTTCCCCGACGTCATCAAAACCCTGCGGGACATTTCTCCTTATAAGGACTGA
- the nifU gene encoding Fe-S cluster assembly protein NifU, producing the protein MWNYTETVHDHFLHPHNVGPLKDANAIGEVGSLACGDALKLYLKIDKEGVIRDASFETFGCASAIASSSVLTDMVKGMSVEDALKLTNKDIVNALGGLPRQKMHCSVMGQEALEAAIRQWKGEPPMPHAQEEGKLVCKCFGVTDAQIIRTIRENGLKTVEEITNYTKAGGACGECLDEIAEILATELKQKPLVELKPRPRLTNVQRMQKVLQTIDEEIRPRLSVDGGDIELVDVDGPRVVVSLRGRCSQCRASDVTIRDLVQKALREHVEPEIVVEEA; encoded by the coding sequence ATGTGGAATTACACTGAGACCGTACACGACCACTTTCTCCATCCCCACAATGTGGGGCCCCTTAAAGACGCCAACGCCATCGGCGAGGTGGGCAGTCTGGCCTGCGGCGACGCCCTAAAACTCTATCTCAAGATCGACAAGGAAGGCGTCATCCGCGATGCCAGCTTTGAGACCTTTGGCTGCGCCAGTGCCATTGCCTCCAGCTCCGTGCTCACGGATATGGTCAAGGGCATGAGCGTGGAAGACGCCCTCAAGCTGACCAACAAGGATATCGTCAACGCCCTGGGCGGCCTGCCCCGGCAGAAGATGCACTGTTCCGTTATGGGCCAGGAAGCCCTGGAAGCCGCCATCCGCCAGTGGAAGGGCGAGCCCCCCATGCCCCACGCTCAGGAGGAAGGTAAGCTGGTCTGCAAATGCTTCGGCGTCACAGACGCCCAGATCATCCGCACCATCCGTGAAAACGGCCTCAAGACTGTGGAGGAAATCACCAACTACACCAAAGCCGGCGGCGCGTGTGGAGAGTGCCTGGACGAGATCGCCGAGATTCTCGCCACGGAACTCAAGCAAAAGCCCCTGGTGGAGCTTAAGCCCCGGCCACGCCTTACCAACGTGCAGCGCATGCAGAAGGTGCTGCAGACCATTGATGAAGAAATCCGGCCCCGCCTGAGCGTGGACGGCGGCGACATAGAGCTGGTGGACGTGGACGGCCCGCGGGTGGTGGTTTCCCTGCGTGGGCGCTGCTCCCAGTGCCGCGCCAGCGACGTCACCATCCGCGACCTGGTGCAAAAGGCCCTGCGCGAACACGTGGAGCCGGAAATCGTGGTGGAGGAGGCCTAA
- the ilvA gene encoding threonine ammonia-lyase, biosynthetic, with protein sequence MDKHSEYLHKILLSRVYDVAVETPLEEAVTLSRRLGNTVLLKREDLQPVFSFKLRGAYNKMAHLSRDELRRGVITASAGNHAQGVALAARRLGCEATIVMPVTTPAIKVEAVRRLGGQVVLSGESFSDAWQHTLDLIQETGCVYIPPFDDPDVIAGQGTIAMEILRQHTGPIHAVFVPIGGGGMAAGIAAYIKNLRPDIRVIGVEPVDSDAMRRSVMAGKRVELPEVGLFADGVAVKLVGEETFAICRDLLDDIITVETDAICGAIKDIFEDTRVVAEPAGALSLAGLRAYAKAGGLRDATLVAVVSGANMNFDRLSHVVDRSEIGAQREALLAINIPEAVGSFRQLCAAFGSRNITELCTRYSDPERARVLVGIKINGREDVAEVLGELRGQGFEAVDLTDNELAKVHLRHLVGGNAPQVLHERLLRFTFPERPGALLDFMDAMRVDFSITLFQYRYHGADFGRVLVGFEAPEEKRADFEDFLARVERMGYPHVEETANPAYRMFLGWHEN encoded by the coding sequence ATGGACAAGCACAGCGAATATCTGCACAAAATTTTATTGAGCCGCGTTTATGACGTGGCGGTGGAAACGCCTCTGGAAGAGGCCGTGACCCTTTCGCGCCGTTTGGGCAATACAGTGCTGCTCAAGCGCGAAGACCTGCAGCCGGTATTTTCTTTCAAGCTGCGGGGGGCCTACAACAAAATGGCCCACCTTTCGCGGGACGAGCTGCGGCGCGGGGTGATTACGGCCTCCGCCGGCAACCACGCCCAGGGTGTGGCCCTGGCGGCCCGGCGGCTGGGCTGCGAGGCCACTATTGTCATGCCCGTGACCACGCCCGCCATCAAGGTGGAGGCCGTGCGGCGTCTGGGCGGGCAGGTGGTGCTTTCGGGCGAATCCTTCAGCGACGCCTGGCAGCACACGCTGGACTTGATCCAGGAAACGGGCTGCGTTTACATTCCGCCCTTTGACGATCCGGACGTCATTGCGGGCCAGGGCACCATTGCCATGGAGATTCTGCGCCAGCACACGGGGCCCATCCATGCGGTCTTTGTGCCCATTGGCGGCGGCGGCATGGCCGCAGGCATTGCGGCCTACATCAAGAACCTGCGGCCGGATATCCGCGTCATCGGCGTGGAGCCCGTGGATTCTGACGCCATGCGGCGTTCGGTCATGGCCGGCAAGAGAGTGGAGCTGCCCGAAGTGGGGCTGTTTGCCGACGGCGTGGCCGTGAAGCTGGTGGGGGAAGAGACCTTTGCCATCTGCCGCGACCTGCTGGACGACATCATCACCGTGGAGACGGACGCCATTTGCGGCGCCATCAAGGATATTTTTGAAGATACGCGCGTGGTGGCCGAACCGGCCGGGGCGCTTTCTCTGGCTGGGCTGCGGGCCTACGCCAAGGCCGGCGGCCTGCGCGACGCCACCCTGGTGGCCGTGGTAAGCGGGGCCAACATGAATTTCGACCGCCTGAGCCATGTGGTGGACCGCTCCGAAATCGGCGCGCAACGTGAGGCTTTGCTGGCCATCAACATTCCCGAAGCCGTGGGCAGCTTTCGACAGCTTTGCGCCGCTTTCGGCAGCCGCAACATCACGGAACTCTGCACGCGCTATTCCGACCCGGAGCGGGCCAGGGTGCTGGTGGGCATTAAGATCAACGGGCGGGAAGACGTGGCCGAGGTGCTTGGCGAACTGCGTGGTCAGGGCTTTGAGGCCGTGGACCTTACGGACAATGAGCTGGCCAAGGTGCACCTGCGGCACCTGGTGGGCGGCAATGCCCCGCAGGTGCTGCACGAACGCCTGCTGCGCTTTACCTTCCCTGAACGGCCCGGCGCGCTGCTGGACTTTATGGACGCCATGCGGGTGGATTTCAGCATTACCCTGTTCCAGTACCGCTACCACGGCGCGGATTTTGGCCGCGTGCTGGTGGGCTTTGAGGCCCCTGAAGAAAAACGGGCGGACTTTGAGGACTTTCTTGCCCGCGTGGAGCGCATGGGCTACCCCCATGTGGAAGAAACCGCCAACCCGGCCTACAGGATGTTTTTGGGCTGGCACGAAAATTAA
- the fusA gene encoding elongation factor G → MSTASSAMTRIRNIGIIAHIDAGKTTLSERMLFYSSKIHRMGEVHDGAATMDYLPEEQERGITIMSACTTCHWREATINLVDTPGHVDFTIEVERALRVLDGAVGVFCAVGGVEPQSETVWRQSEAFGVPKIAFVNKMDRPGADFAAVLAAMRTRLGANAVAVAAPLGQGEDFRAVLDLVRQETLTFAPQDQGRSVQRLPFTPEEAALAAPWRDALLEKLAEADEAFLEPYLEGVYSQGDILTALRRATLARTLTPVLCGSALRNMGVQPVLDAVCDFLPSPLDVPAPVGRDAAGHERPVPPDPDAPAVALVFKVLLENGRKLAFLRLYAGQIKEGESLRNVNRGKEDRLGRIYRPHAERREQIAAAFAGEIVAVVGLRSAHTGETYTGRGLCLSLESIEAYAPVLTRALEPRNADEGKILDEALARYSEEDPTLLVQADEESGARMVSGMGELHLDVLLERMRREYGIGPRAGNPQVVLRESVRAAADADVTFDRELGKERHQGRVALHVAPRPRGAGNSVTVGDFLPAKAEDARKILPPALLDAALEGVRDALQSGELTGCPVTDVAVTVTGVTRQEGLTTAPGCHMAAAQALREALAAASPVALEPLMRVEITTPEDFLGAAINLFTSCGGKVEELEDHGGRKLLRGTAPLRRLFGFSTALRSATQGRAGLVLSFARFDLP, encoded by the coding sequence ATGTCCACCGCATCCTCTGCCATGACCCGAATCCGCAACATCGGCATTATTGCCCATATTGACGCGGGCAAAACCACACTCAGTGAGCGCATGCTGTTCTACAGCAGCAAAATTCACCGCATGGGCGAGGTGCACGACGGCGCGGCCACCATGGACTACCTGCCCGAAGAGCAGGAACGCGGCATTACCATCATGTCAGCCTGCACCACCTGCCATTGGCGGGAGGCCACCATCAATCTGGTGGATACCCCCGGCCATGTGGACTTTACCATTGAGGTGGAACGCGCCCTGCGCGTACTGGACGGTGCCGTGGGCGTGTTCTGCGCGGTTGGCGGCGTAGAGCCGCAGTCCGAAACGGTCTGGCGGCAGTCCGAGGCCTTTGGCGTGCCCAAGATCGCTTTTGTCAACAAGATGGATCGGCCCGGCGCGGATTTTGCGGCCGTGCTGGCGGCCATGCGCACGCGCCTGGGGGCCAATGCCGTGGCCGTTGCCGCGCCCCTGGGTCAGGGCGAAGACTTCCGCGCCGTGCTGGACCTGGTGCGGCAGGAGACCCTGACCTTCGCTCCGCAGGACCAGGGCCGCAGCGTGCAACGCCTGCCCTTTACACCCGAAGAGGCGGCCCTGGCCGCGCCCTGGCGCGACGCCCTGCTGGAAAAGCTGGCCGAAGCGGACGAGGCGTTTTTGGAGCCCTATCTGGAAGGCGTTTACAGCCAGGGGGACATTTTGACGGCTCTGCGCCGCGCCACCTTGGCCAGGACGCTCACGCCGGTGCTCTGCGGTTCGGCCCTGCGCAATATGGGCGTGCAGCCCGTGCTGGACGCCGTGTGCGACTTTTTGCCCTCTCCTCTGGACGTGCCCGCCCCCGTGGGCCGCGACGCAGCCGGACATGAAAGGCCCGTGCCGCCGGATCCGGATGCTCCGGCCGTGGCCCTGGTCTTTAAAGTGCTGCTGGAAAACGGCCGCAAACTGGCCTTTCTGCGCCTCTATGCCGGGCAGATCAAGGAAGGCGAAAGCCTGCGCAACGTCAACCGGGGCAAAGAAGACCGCCTGGGCCGCATTTATCGGCCCCACGCCGAACGGCGCGAACAGATCGCCGCGGCCTTTGCCGGCGAAATCGTGGCCGTGGTGGGGCTGCGTTCGGCCCATACGGGCGAAACGTACACAGGGCGCGGGCTGTGCCTTTCTCTGGAAAGCATCGAAGCCTACGCCCCGGTGCTTACCCGCGCTCTGGAGCCCCGCAACGCCGACGAAGGCAAAATTCTGGATGAGGCCCTGGCCCGCTACAGCGAAGAAGACCCCACCCTGCTGGTGCAGGCTGATGAAGAAAGCGGTGCACGCATGGTTTCCGGCATGGGCGAACTGCACCTGGATGTGCTGCTGGAGCGCATGCGGCGCGAATACGGCATCGGCCCCCGCGCGGGCAACCCGCAGGTAGTGCTGCGCGAAAGCGTGCGGGCCGCAGCCGATGCCGACGTGACCTTTGACCGCGAACTGGGCAAGGAGCGCCATCAAGGCCGGGTGGCCCTGCACGTGGCCCCCCGCCCGCGCGGCGCGGGCAACAGTGTGACGGTGGGCGACTTTCTGCCCGCCAAGGCCGAAGATGCCCGCAAAATTTTGCCCCCGGCCTTGCTGGATGCTGCTCTCGAAGGCGTGCGTGACGCCCTGCAAAGCGGAGAGTTGACCGGCTGCCCTGTGACGGACGTGGCTGTGACCGTGACCGGCGTTACCCGGCAGGAGGGCCTGACCACCGCCCCCGGCTGCCACATGGCTGCGGCGCAGGCCCTGCGCGAGGCCCTCGCGGCGGCCTCGCCTGTAGCGCTGGAACCCCTCATGCGCGTGGAGATCACCACGCCGGAAGATTTTCTGGGCGCTGCCATCAATCTGTTCACGAGTTGCGGCGGTAAGGTGGAGGAACTGGAAGACCACGGCGGGCGCAAACTTCTGCGCGGCACGGCCCCTTTGCGACGGCTTTTCGGCTTTTCCACTGCCCTGCGTTCCGCCACCCAGGGCCGGGCCGGGTTGGTGCTCAGCTTTGCCCGCTTTGACCTGCCCTGA
- a CDS encoding argininosuccinate synthase, which translates to MQKVKKVVLAYSGGLDTSVILKWLIETHHCEVIAVTADLGQPEDLSGVEAKALKTGASKAYVLDLREEMAKDFVFPMMRGAARYEGRYLLGTSIARPLIAKALVDVARKEGADAVAHGATGKGNDQVRFELAVSALAPDIQVIAPWREWELMSRTALTAFAEKHGIPISSGAKRYSMDANMLHTSFEGSELENPGNEPDASCHERCVPVEQAPDTPEIVSVDFERGNPVAVNGERLSPAAVIRVLSEMAGRNGIGRDDMVENRFVGMKCRGVYENPAGTLLYKLHRDLEGICMDRELLGIRDMLAVRYSQCVYNGFWYSPEREAMQVFMDKAQETVTGSVRAKLYKGGVWPLARTSPLSLFSEDLATFEGGDYDHKDAAGFIRLNSLRLRQFAAVQRKLGA; encoded by the coding sequence ATGCAAAAAGTAAAAAAAGTCGTTCTTGCCTATTCCGGAGGTCTGGATACCTCCGTCATCCTCAAGTGGCTCATTGAAACCCACCACTGCGAAGTCATCGCTGTCACGGCCGACCTGGGCCAGCCCGAAGACCTCTCCGGCGTGGAGGCCAAGGCCCTCAAAACCGGCGCGTCCAAAGCCTATGTGCTGGACCTGCGCGAAGAAATGGCCAAAGATTTTGTCTTCCCCATGATGCGCGGCGCGGCCCGCTACGAAGGGCGCTACCTGCTCGGCACCTCCATTGCTCGTCCGCTCATCGCCAAGGCCCTGGTGGATGTGGCCCGCAAGGAAGGCGCGGACGCCGTGGCCCACGGCGCCACGGGCAAGGGCAACGACCAGGTCCGTTTTGAGCTGGCCGTCAGCGCCCTGGCCCCGGATATTCAGGTCATTGCTCCCTGGCGCGAATGGGAGCTCATGTCCCGCACGGCGCTCACCGCCTTTGCCGAAAAGCACGGCATCCCCATTTCCAGCGGGGCCAAACGCTACAGTATGGACGCCAACATGCTGCACACCAGCTTTGAAGGCAGTGAGCTGGAAAATCCCGGCAACGAACCGGACGCCTCCTGCCACGAACGCTGCGTGCCCGTAGAGCAGGCTCCGGATACGCCCGAAATTGTCAGTGTGGATTTTGAACGCGGCAACCCTGTGGCCGTTAACGGCGAACGACTCTCCCCGGCTGCGGTCATCCGCGTGCTGAGTGAAATGGCCGGTCGCAACGGCATCGGCCGCGACGACATGGTGGAAAACCGCTTTGTGGGCATGAAGTGCCGCGGCGTGTACGAAAACCCGGCGGGCACTCTGCTCTACAAGCTGCACCGCGACCTGGAAGGCATCTGCATGGACAGGGAGCTGCTGGGCATCCGCGATATGCTGGCCGTGCGCTACTCCCAGTGCGTGTACAACGGCTTTTGGTATTCGCCGGAGCGCGAAGCCATGCAGGTCTTTATGGACAAGGCGCAGGAAACGGTCACGGGCAGCGTGCGCGCCAAGCTCTACAAGGGCGGCGTCTGGCCCTTGGCCCGCACCTCCCCCCTTTCGCTCTTTTCCGAAGATCTGGCCACCTTTGAAGGCGGCGACTATGACCATAAGGACGCGGCGGGCTTCATCCGCCTCAACAGCCTGCGCCTGCGGCAGTTTGCCGCCGTGCAGCGCAAGCTGGGCGCATAG
- the metA gene encoding homoserine O-acetyltransferase MetA: MPIKIPADLPACAALEGENIFVMTEDRAVQQDIRPLEIVIVNLMPTKIATETQLLRLLGNSPLQVNITLLRTEAHQSKNTPVRHLERFYKTFSEIRHGTFDGMIVTGAPVEHLPFEDVDYWHELLEIMHYAQHHVYSTLYICWAAQAALYHFYNIPKHVLPAKISGIFEHQVLQPACRLFRGFDDTFLAPHSRHTEVREEDTRKEPCLRVLARSDEAGLALLENVDHSQVFMTGHLEYDRGTLDQEYQRDLERGLNPATPQHYYPGDNPQAMPTMHWRAHAHLFYSNWLNYYVYQETPFSLTAIAKKRQTQGA, from the coding sequence ATGCCCATCAAGATCCCGGCGGACCTGCCGGCCTGCGCAGCCCTGGAGGGCGAGAATATCTTTGTGATGACGGAAGACCGCGCCGTGCAGCAGGACATCCGCCCTCTGGAGATCGTCATCGTCAACCTCATGCCCACCAAAATCGCCACAGAAACGCAGCTGCTGCGGCTTTTGGGCAACAGCCCCCTGCAGGTCAACATCACCTTGCTGCGTACTGAGGCGCACCAGTCCAAAAACACGCCGGTCCGGCATCTGGAGCGGTTTTACAAGACCTTTTCTGAGATCCGCCACGGCACCTTTGACGGCATGATCGTCACTGGCGCGCCTGTGGAGCACTTGCCTTTTGAGGATGTGGACTACTGGCATGAGCTGCTTGAAATAATGCACTACGCCCAGCACCACGTCTACTCCACCCTGTACATCTGCTGGGCAGCCCAGGCGGCGCTCTACCATTTTTATAATATTCCCAAGCACGTGCTGCCTGCCAAGATTTCCGGCATTTTTGAACATCAGGTGCTGCAGCCGGCCTGCCGGCTGTTCCGGGGCTTTGACGACACCTTTCTGGCGCCCCACTCCCGTCATACCGAAGTGCGTGAAGAAGACACACGCAAGGAACCGTGTCTGCGCGTTCTGGCCCGTTCGGACGAAGCCGGGCTCGCCCTGCTGGAAAATGTGGACCACTCCCAGGTATTCATGACCGGGCATCTGGAATACGACCGGGGCACCCTGGACCAGGAATACCAGCGCGATCTGGAGCGTGGACTGAACCCCGCGACGCCGCAGCACTACTACCCCGGCGACAACCCGCAGGCCATGCCGACCATGCACTGGCGGGCCCACGCCCACCTTTTTTACAGCAACTGGCTCAACTATTATGTGTATCAGGAAACGCCCTTCAGCCTTACGGCCATTGCCAAAAAACGCCAGACCCAGGGCGCCTGA